GGTGGCCGCAGACGCTGTTGGTCCAGACTCCCGGCCACACCTTCTTGTGCCCCGCGCGTTGCGTGATCAGCAACGCCTGGTCGGAGCGCCGCAGGACGTAGCAGGAGAACGCCAGGTGCAGCCTCGTCTCGGCGTGGTGGCTGGCGAGTTTCGGCCCGGTCTCCCCGGTGGGCACCCCGTCCTCGGTCACGAAGACGACGTGCTCGGTCTCTGTGCTGGTTTCCACGGTCGGTACTGAACACCAGAGTTCGCCGGAGCGGTACCGCAGGCCGGGTGGCCGGATGCTCGCCGGTTCGAGTGGCGGGGTCCGACGGAGAGTCACTATCCTTCGCGGAGCGGCTCGGTCGCCGGCGGCCGCGGCCGGAAAATGGTGTGTGCGAAAGCGAGCAGAAGACAATACCGCCACCTGAGGCGATCCCGGCTTTTCAGTGCTGGAAAATGACCAATCGGCTAAACGGGCAATGGACTCCTCGGGTGCATATTCCGAGTTGGACAGTCCACTTCGGATAAGGCAGGAATCAATGCCCGCCGAGATGTTCGACGAGCAACGAGGTGACCGCTTCCGGTGCCTCCTCGACGGCCCAGTGCGACACGTCTTCGAGCATCTCGAACCGGTACGGCCCGGTGCACCACTGCTCGGTGGCCAGTGCCGCGGTGGAGCCGAACGCAACGTCCTCTGTGGACCACAGGTACAGGGTGGGCACCGTGATCCGGCCGATCTTCCCGCCCGGGCGGCCGGCCCGGTACCAGTTGAGCGCGGCGGTCAGCGCGCCCGGCTCGGTGAGCCGCCCGACGTACTCCTCGACCTTGCTCGGCGGGATTCGCCGATCGAAGATCTCCCGCAGCGCCTTGGCGTTGCCGGCCAGCATTCGCCGCTCGGTGGCCGGGGTCTGCCGCCATTCGGTCAGGTACCCCGAGCGCAGGTGCTGGTCCTCGTCGGTGCGCATGGCCTCGGCGAGCGCGCCGGGGTGCGGAGTGGAGACCACGGCGAGGCTGCGCAGCCGGTGCGGGTGCTCGTCTGCGGTCCACCACGCCACCGTGCCGCCCCAGTCGTGACCGATCAAGTCGAACCGCGGCCAGCCAAGGGCATCGGCAATGGTGACCACATCGGACACCAGGGTCGCGATGCCGTACTCGGCGGGCTGCTGCGGGCGCACGCCGGGGGAATAGCCGCGCTGGTCCGGCGCCACCGCACGGTAGCCGAGCACCCCGAGCGTGGCCACTTGGTGCTCCCACTCGACCGAC
This Amycolatopsis sulphurea DNA region includes the following protein-coding sequences:
- a CDS encoding alpha/beta fold hydrolase produces the protein MIEQLSIPTEAGSFDAIAAGPADGRPVLLLHGFPEASVEWEHQVATLGVLGYRAVAPDQRGYSPGVRPQQPAEYGIATLVSDVVTIADALGWPRFDLIGHDWGGTVAWWTADEHPHRLRSLAVVSTPHPGALAEAMRTDEDQHLRSGYLTEWRQTPATERRMLAGNAKALREIFDRRIPPSKVEEYVGRLTEPGALTAALNWYRAGRPGGKIGRITVPTLYLWSTEDVAFGSTAALATEQWCTGPYRFEMLEDVSHWAVEEAPEAVTSLLVEHLGGH